One window from the genome of Pseudomonas frederiksbergensis encodes:
- a CDS encoding methyl-accepting chemotaxis protein codes for MIKAKTGKPLEASRSRSQIIVLFVALIVFIMLLFANFAYLNTQSTYDKQYIGHAGELRVLSQRIAKNATEAAAGKAAAFKLLSDARNDFAQRWGYLKQGDPVTGLPPAPATLRPQMRAVQLDWERLLKNTDAILSSEQTVLSLHQVAATLAETVPQLQVEYEKVVEILLQRGAPAAQVAMAQRQSLLAERILGAVNTVLAGDENASQAADTFGRDAARFGQVLNGMLQGDPTLKISQVQDRDARARLSDISELFEFVSGSVDEILETSPELFKVRESAGNIFNLSQTLLDEASHLATAFENLAGGRSVNTIGGYVLGLLALMSIILIGLVMVRETNRQLRETAEKNERNQNAIMRLLDEIEDLADGDLTVTASVTEDFTGTIADSINYSVDQLRDLVATINLTAGQVAAAVQETQATAMHLAQASEHQAQQISEASTSINEMAQSIDQVSANAAESSAVAERSVEIANKGNEVVHNTIHGMDNIREQIQDTAKRIKRLGESSQEIGDIVSLIDDIADQTNILALNAAIQASMAGDAGRGFAVVADEVQRLAERSSAATRQIETLVRAIQADTNEAVISMEQTTTEVVRGARLAQDAGVALEEIEGVSKTLAALIQSISNAAQQQTTSAGQISLTMNVIQQITSQTSSGSTATAESIGNLAKMASQLRRSVSGFTLPPATVADGDKG; via the coding sequence ATGATCAAAGCAAAAACAGGCAAGCCACTGGAAGCGTCGCGCAGTCGTTCGCAGATCATCGTGCTGTTCGTCGCGCTGATTGTCTTCATCATGCTGCTGTTCGCCAACTTTGCGTACCTCAACACCCAATCTACCTATGACAAGCAGTACATCGGCCATGCTGGCGAGCTGCGGGTGTTGTCCCAGCGCATCGCCAAGAACGCCACCGAGGCGGCGGCCGGCAAGGCGGCTGCGTTCAAGCTGCTGAGTGATGCGCGCAACGACTTCGCCCAGCGCTGGGGCTACCTTAAACAGGGCGACCCCGTGACCGGCCTGCCACCGGCGCCTGCAACCCTGCGCCCGCAGATGCGTGCCGTGCAGTTGGACTGGGAGCGGCTGCTGAAGAACACCGATGCCATCCTCTCCAGCGAACAAACCGTCCTGTCGTTGCATCAGGTCGCGGCGACCCTGGCCGAAACCGTGCCACAGCTGCAGGTCGAGTACGAAAAAGTCGTCGAGATCCTCCTGCAACGTGGCGCACCGGCCGCCCAGGTCGCCATGGCCCAGCGCCAGTCGCTGCTGGCCGAGCGGATCCTCGGCGCGGTGAACACCGTATTGGCCGGGGACGAGAATGCCAGCCAGGCCGCCGATACCTTTGGCCGTGACGCTGCGCGTTTTGGCCAGGTGCTCAATGGCATGCTGCAAGGCGACCCGACCTTGAAGATCTCCCAGGTCCAGGATCGCGACGCCCGGGCGCGCCTGTCGGACATCAGCGAACTGTTCGAGTTTGTCTCCGGCTCGGTGGATGAAATCCTCGAAACTTCACCGGAGCTGTTCAAGGTCCGTGAGTCGGCGGGCAATATCTTCAACCTGTCGCAAACCCTGCTCGATGAAGCCTCGCACCTGGCCACCGCGTTCGAAAACCTGGCGGGCGGGCGTTCCGTCAACACCATCGGCGGCTACGTATTGGGCCTGCTGGCGTTGATGTCGATCATCCTCATCGGCCTGGTCATGGTTCGCGAGACCAACCGCCAACTGAGGGAGACGGCGGAAAAGAACGAGCGCAACCAGAACGCGATCATGCGCTTGCTGGACGAAATCGAGGACTTGGCCGACGGTGACCTGACCGTCACAGCCTCGGTCACCGAGGATTTCACCGGGACCATCGCCGACTCCATCAACTATTCGGTGGACCAACTGCGTGATCTGGTGGCGACGATCAACCTCACCGCCGGCCAGGTCGCCGCTGCCGTGCAGGAAACCCAGGCCACGGCGATGCACCTGGCCCAGGCGTCCGAGCACCAGGCCCAGCAAATTTCCGAAGCATCGACTTCAATCAATGAAATGGCCCAGTCCATCGACCAGGTGTCGGCCAATGCCGCCGAGTCGTCGGCGGTGGCCGAGCGCTCCGTGGAAATCGCCAACAAGGGCAACGAGGTGGTGCACAACACCATTCATGGCATGGACAACATTCGCGAACAGATCCAGGACACCGCCAAGCGCATCAAGCGCCTGGGCGAATCGTCCCAGGAAATTGGCGACATTGTCAGCCTGATCGACGACATCGCCGACCAGACCAACATCCTGGCGCTCAACGCCGCGATCCAGGCGTCCATGGCCGGCGATGCCGGGCGCGGCTTTGCAGTGGTGGCCGATGAAGTGCAGCGGTTGGCCGAGCGTTCTTCGGCAGCGACCCGGCAAATCGAGACGCTGGTGCGGGCGATCCAGGCCGACACCAACGAAGCGGTGATCTCCATGGAGCAGACCACCACCGAAGTGGTGCGCGGTGCCCGGCTGGCCCAGGATGCCGGCGTTGCCCTGGAAGAAATCGAAGGGGTTTCCAAGACCCTGGCTGCGCTTATCCAGAGCATTTCCAACGCGGCGCAGCAACAGACCACCTCGGCAGGGCAGATTTCCCTGACCATGAACGTGATCCAGCAGATCACCTCGCAGACCTCCTCCGGCTCTACCGCCACCGCCGAGAGCATCGGCAACCTGGCGAAAATGGCCAGCCAGCTGCGTCGTTCGGTGTCGGGGTTTACCTTGCCGCCAGCAACTGTGGCGGATGGGGATAAGGGCTGA
- a CDS encoding chemotaxis protein CheW, translating to MSHSLTAFELLLQIDRRCRLLGAELPSQPAHRDSWSGIGFRLGEHWYVAPMGEVSEVLHEPRHTSLPGVKPWVRGVANLRGRLLPLMDLCGFFGHELSSVRKQRRVLVVDHDEVFAGLLVDEVLGLQHFPKDSLEAIPPVPLEGPESAFVQGRFAGERQWQVFSPFALARSPGFMDVAV from the coding sequence ATGAGCCACTCCCTGACCGCATTCGAGCTGCTGCTCCAGATCGATCGACGCTGTCGGCTGCTGGGCGCGGAGCTGCCGTCCCAGCCCGCACATCGCGACAGTTGGAGCGGCATCGGTTTTCGCCTGGGCGAACACTGGTACGTGGCGCCGATGGGCGAGGTCAGCGAAGTGCTGCATGAGCCACGCCACACCTCATTGCCCGGCGTCAAGCCATGGGTACGCGGAGTGGCTAACCTGCGCGGGCGCTTGTTGCCGCTGATGGACCTGTGCGGTTTCTTCGGCCACGAACTGTCCAGCGTGCGCAAGCAGCGGCGGGTGCTGGTGGTGGATCATGACGAAGTCTTTGCCGGATTGCTGGTGGACGAAGTACTTGGCCTGCAGCATTTCCCCAAGGACAGCCTCGAAGCGATTCCCCCGGTCCCCCTGGAAGGCCCGGAATCGGCGTTCGTCCAGGGCCGTTTCGCCGGCGAGCGGCAATGGCAGGTGTTCAGCCCGTTTGCCCTGGCGCGGTCGCCGGGGTTCATGGATGTGGCGGTTTGA
- the pilH gene encoding twitching motility response regulator PilH, producing MARVLIVDDSPTEMYKLTGMLEKHGHQVLKAENGADGVALARQEKPDAVLMDIVMPGLNGFQATRQLTKDPETGHIPVIIITTKDQDTDKVWGTRQGAKDYLTKPVDEETLIKTLNNVLAG from the coding sequence ATGGCACGAGTTCTGATCGTCGATGATTCGCCGACTGAAATGTACAAGTTGACAGGCATGCTGGAAAAGCACGGCCACCAGGTCCTGAAGGCCGAGAATGGTGCCGATGGCGTGGCGCTGGCCCGCCAGGAAAAACCCGATGCGGTACTGATGGACATCGTCATGCCCGGCCTCAACGGTTTCCAGGCCACGCGCCAGCTGACCAAGGATCCTGAAACCGGGCACATTCCCGTGATCATCATCACCACCAAGGATCAGGATACCGACAAGGTCTGGGGGACGCGCCAGGGGGCGAAGGACTACCTGACCAAGCCGGTGGATGAAGAAACCCTGATCAAGACCTTGAATAACGTACTGGCAGGTTGA
- the pilG gene encoding twitching motility response regulator PilG — protein sequence MAEHLTQQQPSALKVMVIDDSKTIRRTAETLLRNVGCEVITAIDGFDALAKIVDYHPGIIFVDIMMPRLDGYQTCALIKNNSAFKATPVIMLSSRDGLFDKAKGRIVGSDQFLTKPFSKEELLGAIQAHVPGFAAVQSHQAH from the coding sequence ATGGCAGAGCATCTTACGCAGCAGCAACCCAGCGCCTTGAAAGTCATGGTCATCGACGACTCGAAGACCATTCGCCGCACCGCCGAAACCTTGCTGCGCAACGTCGGTTGCGAGGTGATAACGGCGATCGACGGCTTCGATGCCCTGGCCAAGATCGTCGATTATCATCCAGGCATTATCTTTGTCGACATCATGATGCCGCGCCTGGACGGTTACCAGACCTGCGCCCTGATCAAGAACAACAGCGCCTTCAAGGCGACACCGGTGATCATGCTGTCGTCCCGCGATGGCCTGTTCGACAAGGCCAAGGGGCGCATCGTCGGCTCCGATCAATTCCTGACCAAGCCTTTCAGCAAGGAAGAACTGCTGGGCGCGATACAGGCCCATGTCCCGGGCTTTGCCGCTGTCCAGTCGCACCAGGCACATTAA
- the gshB gene encoding glutathione synthase yields MSVRVGIVMDPIASISYKKDSSLAMLLAAQKRGWELFYMEQRDLYQAEGQARARMKPLEVFANPEKWYELGRESDALLSDLDVILMRKDPPFDMEFVYSTYLLEQAESAGVLVVNKPQSLRDCNEKLFATLFPQCTPPTIVSRRPDVLREFADHHGDVILKPLDGMGGSSIFRHTAGHPNLSVILETLTLHGQQQIMIQGYLPAIVDGDKRILMIDGEPVDYCLARIPAAGETRGNLAAGGRGEARPLTDKDRWIAAQVGPTLREKGLLFVGLDVIGEHLTEINVTSPTCIREIDNAFGTDIGGMLMDAIDQKLKAR; encoded by the coding sequence ATGAGCGTACGCGTCGGCATTGTCATGGACCCAATCGCCAGCATTTCCTATAAAAAGGATAGCTCGCTGGCCATGCTGCTGGCCGCTCAAAAGCGCGGCTGGGAGCTGTTCTACATGGAACAGCGCGACCTCTACCAGGCCGAAGGCCAGGCAAGGGCGCGGATGAAACCGCTGGAAGTCTTCGCCAACCCCGAGAAATGGTACGAACTGGGCCGGGAAAGCGACGCGCTGCTGAGCGACCTGGACGTGATCCTGATGCGCAAGGATCCGCCGTTCGACATGGAATTCGTGTATTCGACCTATCTGCTGGAGCAGGCCGAAAGCGCGGGCGTGCTGGTGGTCAACAAGCCGCAGAGCCTGCGCGATTGCAACGAAAAACTCTTCGCCACGCTGTTCCCGCAGTGCACGCCGCCGACCATCGTCAGCCGTCGCCCGGACGTGTTGCGCGAATTTGCCGACCATCACGGCGACGTCATCCTCAAGCCTCTGGACGGCATGGGCGGCTCTTCGATCTTCCGTCACACCGCCGGCCACCCGAACCTGTCGGTGATCCTGGAAACCCTGACCTTGCATGGCCAGCAGCAGATCATGATCCAGGGTTACCTCCCAGCCATCGTCGACGGCGACAAGCGCATCCTGATGATTGACGGCGAGCCCGTGGATTACTGCCTGGCGCGCATCCCGGCTGCTGGCGAAACCCGTGGCAACCTGGCGGCCGGTGGTCGCGGCGAAGCCCGTCCGCTGACCGACAAGGACCGCTGGATCGCCGCCCAGGTCGGCCCGACATTGCGGGAAAAAGGCTTGTTGTTTGTCGGCCTGGACGTGATTGGCGAGCACCTGACGGAAATCAACGTCACCAGCCCGACCTGCATCCGCGAGATCGACAATGCCTTCGGCACCGACATTGGCGGCATGCTGATGGATGCCATCGATCAGAAGCTCAAGGCACGTTGA
- a CDS encoding energy transducer TonB: MTLPSDLPQELAHRGVRPADRLGFTLFLAALIHLAVLLGVGFATVEPKQISQTLEITLATFKSETKPQKADFLAQENQQGSGTLEEKAIPKTTEIAPFQDNKVQKVTPPPAAKPEVQETTPKAAVTTVAPKPKKAPVKEEVKPDPKPKAPEPTFDSAQLSSDIASLEAELAQEQQLYAKRPRIHRLSAASTMRDKGAWYKDEWRKKVERIGNLNYPEEARRKQIYGNLRLMVSINRDGSLYEVLVLESSGQPLLDQAAQRIVRLAAPFAPFTGDLSDIDRLEIIRTWKFARGDRLSSN, translated from the coding sequence ATGACACTCCCGTCCGATCTGCCCCAAGAGCTCGCCCATCGTGGTGTGCGCCCGGCTGATCGTCTCGGCTTCACCCTGTTCCTGGCCGCGCTCATCCATCTGGCGGTGCTGCTGGGCGTCGGGTTTGCCACGGTCGAACCCAAGCAGATCAGCCAGACCCTGGAAATCACCCTGGCCACCTTCAAGAGCGAAACCAAGCCACAGAAGGCGGACTTCCTGGCCCAGGAAAACCAGCAGGGCAGCGGCACCCTGGAAGAGAAAGCGATTCCCAAGACCACCGAGATCGCGCCGTTCCAAGACAATAAAGTGCAAAAGGTGACCCCGCCGCCCGCCGCCAAGCCCGAGGTCCAGGAGACGACGCCCAAGGCTGCCGTCACCACCGTGGCACCGAAACCGAAAAAGGCCCCGGTCAAGGAAGAGGTCAAGCCCGATCCGAAGCCCAAGGCGCCGGAACCGACGTTCGACAGCGCGCAGTTATCCAGCGACATCGCCAGCCTGGAAGCCGAACTGGCCCAAGAACAGCAGCTGTACGCCAAGCGCCCGCGCATCCACCGCCTGAGCGCCGCCTCGACCATGCGCGACAAGGGCGCTTGGTACAAGGACGAATGGCGCAAGAAGGTCGAGCGCATCGGCAACCTGAACTACCCCGAAGAAGCCCGGCGCAAGCAGATCTACGGCAATCTGCGGCTAATGGTCTCGATCAACCGTGACGGCTCGCTGTATGAAGTGCTGGTGCTCGAATCTTCCGGGCAGCCACTGCTGGACCAGGCGGCCCAGCGGATCGTGCGCCTGGCGGCACCGTTCGCACCGTTTACCGGGGACCTGTCGGACATCGATCGGCTGGAAATCATCCGCACCTGGAAGTTCGCCCGGGGTGATCGGCTGTCCAGTAACTGA
- a CDS encoding YqgE/AlgH family protein: MKNVSPTYLKHHFLIAMPHMADPNFAHTLTYIVEHTANGAMGLVVNRPQELNLADILEQLRPDVEPPLLCQHVPIFIGGPVQTDRGFVLHPSGPKYQATVDLDGLSLSTSQDVLFAIADGVGPAKSLIALGYAGWEPGQLEAELADNAWLTCPFDADILFDTSSELRLEAAASRLGVNLSLLTSQAGHA; this comes from the coding sequence ATGAAAAACGTCAGCCCCACCTACCTCAAGCATCACTTCCTGATCGCCATGCCGCACATGGCCGATCCGAACTTTGCCCACACCTTGACCTATATCGTCGAGCACACGGCCAATGGGGCCATGGGATTGGTGGTCAACCGCCCGCAGGAACTGAACCTGGCGGACATCCTTGAGCAGTTGCGCCCCGACGTAGAACCGCCACTGCTGTGCCAGCACGTGCCGATTTTCATCGGCGGTCCGGTGCAGACCGATCGCGGCTTCGTGCTCCATCCGTCGGGCCCCAAATACCAAGCGACTGTAGACCTGGACGGCTTGTCGCTGTCCACTTCCCAGGACGTGCTGTTCGCCATCGCCGACGGCGTCGGCCCGGCAAAAAGCCTGATCGCCCTCGGCTATGCCGGCTGGGAACCCGGGCAACTGGAAGCCGAACTGGCCGACAACGCCTGGCTGACCTGTCCGTTCGACGCCGACATCCTGTTCGACACCAGCAGCGAACTGCGACTTGAAGCGGCGGCCAGTCGGCTGGGGGTCAACCTCAGCCTGCTCACCAGCCAGGCGGGACACGCCTGA
- the ruvX gene encoding Holliday junction resolvase RuvX codes for MALRLLLGFDYGTKQIGVAVGQVITGQARELCTLKAQNGVPDWNQVEALIKEWKPDAVVVGLPLNMDGTPSDMCLRAEKFARRLNGRYNLPFYTHDERLTTFEAKGERLVRGGQKGSYRDNPVDAIAAALLLQGWLDANTALFET; via the coding sequence ATGGCCCTGCGCCTGCTGCTGGGCTTCGATTACGGCACCAAACAGATCGGCGTAGCGGTCGGTCAGGTCATTACCGGCCAGGCCCGCGAGTTATGCACCTTGAAGGCGCAGAATGGCGTCCCGGACTGGAACCAGGTCGAAGCGCTGATCAAGGAATGGAAACCCGACGCCGTGGTGGTCGGCCTGCCGCTGAACATGGACGGCACGCCCAGCGACATGTGCCTGCGCGCCGAAAAGTTCGCCCGCCGACTCAATGGCCGCTACAACCTGCCCTTCTATACCCATGACGAGCGCCTGACCACCTTCGAGGCCAAGGGCGAGCGCCTGGTGCGCGGCGGGCAGAAAGGCAGTTACCGCGACAACCCGGTGGACGCCATCGCCGCCGCCCTGCTGCTGCAGGGCTGGCTTGATGCAAATACCGCCCTGTTCGAAACCTGA